From the Streptomyces nodosus genome, the window TTCGGCGAGGTGGAAGGGCTTGGGCAGATAGTCGTCGCCCCCGGCCGAGAAGCCGGACAGTCGGTCGGTGAGCCGGTGCCGGGCGGTCAGGAAGATCACGGGGGCGAGGAAGCCGTTGGCGCGCATCGCCTGGCAGACGTCCCGTCCGTCCGAGTCGGGCAGGCCGACGTCCAGCACGGCCGCCGCGATGCCGTCGGTCGCCAGCCGTAGGGCGGTGGCGCCGTCGGCGGCGAGGACCGGCTCGAACTCCTCGTCCTGCAGGCCCCGCCGCAGCACGTCCCGCAGGGCGTGATCGTCCTCGACGACCAGGATCCTGGGTCGCATGATCCTCCGTCGGCCTCCGGCGGGGGTCGTACCCGCGGTGAACGGATCGGGCAGTCACCGGGTCCCAGAATCGGGAACCGTCTACGTCACTGTAGACGACCGGCGGCCGAGGAGCGTTCCCCACCCGACGGCGGCGGGCGTACCTCGCGACCGGAGCTCCGCAGCAGGTCGGTACACCCCGGCTCCGACATCGTCTGCCGACGGCCGCGGCCCGGCGCCCCCGATGGATCTCGGACGGGCGCCGGGCCGCAGGGTGAGGGGGGCTCGGACCGGTCGGTCCTGGCCGGGCCGCCTCAGTCGTCCGACTCGGTCTCCTGCTCGAAGACCGCGTGGAACCGCCTGGTGTGGTCGACCTGCCGGTCGGGCCCGGTCAGGGTGACCGAGGCGGTCAGCCGCGCATCGGCGCTGGACGCGGACAGCCGCAGCTCCAGATCGCCCGCTTCGACCACGCGCCGCCCGTCCCGGCCGGTGAACGAGGCCAGGTCGGCCGGCACCGTCACCCGCACCCGCCGTGCCTCGCCGGGGGCCAGCGGCACCCGGGTGTAGCCGACCAGGCGCTGCACCGGCTGGACCACCGGGGCGACCGGGTCGTGCAGATACAGCTGGACGACCTCGGTGCCCTGCCGCTGCCCCGTGTTGCGCACCGTGAACTCCAGACGGAACTCGCCGTCCGTGCCCGTCTCCTTCTCGTCGACCAGGAGGTCGCTCCAGGCGAAGGAGGTGTACGACAGGCCGTGCCCGAAGCCGAAGGCCGCGGTCGGGTCGATGTTGGAGACGTCGCTGGCCTGGGCGAGCGGCGCGCCGAGGTAGCTGGTGGGCTGGGCGCCGGGGCCCCGGGGCACGCTGACGGGCAGCCGTCCCGAGGGGTTGGTCCGGCCGCTGAGCACACCGGCGAGGGCGCCGGTGCCCTCGACACCCGGGAAGAAGGACTGCACCAGAGCGGCGGCCTCCTGCACGGCGCGGCCGAGGGCGTACGGCCTTCCCGCGAGCAGCACGGTCACCACCGGTGTGCCCGCGTCCAGGAGCGCGTCCAGGAGTTGCTGCTGGGCGCCGGGCAGCTCCAGCGACTCGGCGTCGCAGCCCTCGCCGCTGGTGCCGCGTCCGAAGAGTCCCGCGCGGTCGCCCAGCACCGCGATCACCACATCGGCCTCGCCCGCCGCGCGAACGGCGTCCTCGATGCCGGAGGTGTCGCCGTCGTCGACGCCGGTGCCCCGCGCCACGGTGATCTCCGCGTCGGGGAACTCGCGTGCCACGGCGTCGCGGAGGGTGGGCAGTTCGAGCCCCAGCGGGACCTCGGGGTGGTGGACCCCGACGTGCAGGGGGAAGGAGTAGCAGCCCAGCACGGCCGTCGGCTGCTCCGCGTTGGGGCCGACCAGGGCGATGCGGCGGGGCCGGTCCAGCGGCAGCGTGCCGTCGTTGGAGAGCAGCACCACCGCCTGCTCGGCGACCTCCCGGGCCAGTTCCCGGTTCTCGGGGGTGTCCAGGTCCACCGTGCCGCGCAGCACGTCCGGGTCGCTGAGGTCGGCGCCGGTGAGCACCGCCGGGACCGGCGTCCAGTCCGGGTCCAGCAGACCGAGCCTGGCCTTGTCGGTGAGCACCCGGCGCAGGGCGCGGTCGACGACGGACTCCGGCACCCGGCCGCTGGTGACGGCCTCGACGAGGGGGGCGCCGAACGTCTTGACGGTGGGCAGTTCGACGTCGACACCGGCGTGCAGTGCGGCCCCCGCGGCGCCGGCCCAGTCGCCGGCGATCCCGTGCAGGACCTTGAGGAAGGCGATGCCGAAGTAGTCGGCCACGACCGTGCCGTCGAAGCCCCAGGTGTCGCGCAGCAGCCCGGTGAGCAGTTCCTCGTCGGCCGCCGCCGGCACGCCATCGTTGTCATTGTAGGCACTCATGACGGACCGGGCGCCGCCCTCCCGCACGGCCATCTCGAAGGGCGGGAGCAGGACGTCGGCGCGCTCGCGGGGGCCCACGCTGACGGGGGCGAGGTTGCGCCCGGCCCGCGAGGCCGAGTAGCCGACGAAGTGCTTGAGGGTGGCGATGACGTCCGCGGACTGGAGCCCCTGCACATAGGCCGTGGCGACGGTGCCGACCAGGTACGGGTCCTCACCGATGGTCTCCTCGACGCGGCCCCAGCGGGCGTCGCGCGTCACGTCGAGTACGGGCGCGAGGCCCTGGTGCACCCCGACGGACCGCATGTCACGGCCGATGGCGGCGGCCATGCGGCGGATCAGACCGGGGTCGAAGGTGGCGCCCCAGGACAGCGGCACCGGATAGGCGGTGGCCTTCCAGGTCGCGAAGCCGGCCAGGCATTCCTCATGGGCGACGGCGGGAATGCCGAAACGGTTCGCCGAGGCGATGTTCTGCTGGGTGCGCAGCAGGGAGAGCGCGCCGAGCGCGGGGTCGACGGGCGCGGTGCCGAAGGGACGCGTCAGCTGGCCGAGGCCGGACGGCAGGAGGCCCTCGAGGTCGACGGCCTCCTCCATGTCGTGCTGGTGGGGGGCCACTTGGCCCCCGTCCTCGGACGCGCCGACCCAGACCCCGTAGAGCTGGGCGATCTTCTCCTCGAGCGTCATGGCCTCGATCAGGGCGGACACCCGGGTGTCCGTGTCGCGGCCGGGGTCGTTCCAGACGGGGCTTTCGGGGGTGGTCTCAACTGCCACGATGGCGGTCACTTTCCTCCGACGCCCATGAGGCCCTGGACCAGGGCACGACGGGCGAACAGGTAGACGAGCAGGACGGGCACCATGGACAACACCACTGCTGCCAGCAGTCCGGGGATGTTGATGCCGTGTTCGGTTTGGAAGTTGTAGAGACCCAGGGTGATCAGCTTGGTGGATTCGGACTGGGTCAGGACCAGGGGGAACAGGAAGCCGTTCCATGCCTGGAGGGCGGAGAACACCACGATCGTGGACAGCCCGCCCCCGGAGAGCGGCACCACGAGCTGGAAGAACATCCGCCGCGGGCTGGCGCCGTCCATCGCCATGGCCTCGAACAGCTCCGGGGAGATGTCCCGCATGGCGCCGCTGAGTATCAGTGCCGACATCGGCAGACAGAAGGCCGCGGTCGGCAGGATGACGCCGAGGAGGTTGTCGTACAGGCCGGCCTTGCTGATCAGATAGAACATCGGGACGATCACGGCCTGCGCCGGGATCGCGAGTCCCAGCAGGAACAGCCGGAAGATCTGCGAGGTGACCCTGGAGCGGCTGCGCACGATCGCATAGGCGAGCGGCGGCACCAGCAGCAGCACCAGTCCGATCACGCACACCGTGACGATCAGCGTGTTCAGGAAGTACTGGCCGAAGCCGCTGTTGAACGCCCCGGTGTAGTTCTCGAGCGTGAAGCTGCGCGGGAACGACACCGGGCCGTTCTGGGAGTACTTGGACTGGGGCTGCACCGTGGCCACGAGCATCACGTACAGCGGCAGGCCGATCAGGAAGAGCCAGATCAGTGAGCCCACGCCGGCCAGGTAGTTGGGGCGTCGCCTCATGACAGGCCCTCCATGGTTCCGCGCATCTTGTCGTAGCCGGACACCCGCACGACGATCAGCGAGATGATCGTCGCCGCGACGACCAGGGCGAGGGCGATGGCGGCAGCGGCGCCGAAGTCGAAGCTCTTGAACGCCTTTTGGTACATGTAGTAGGCGCTGATCGTGGTGTCCGTCCCCGGTCCGCCCTGGGTGAGGATCAGGACCGTCTCGAACGTGGTGAGCCCGCCGACGATCATCAGGATCATCGAGGTGACGATCGAGTTGCGCAGCTGCGGCAGGGTGATGTGGAAGAACTTCCGGTAGCGCCCCGCGCCGTCGATCTCCGCCGCCTGGTAGAGCACGGAGGGGATCGCGCGGGCGGCGCCCTGGTAGATCAGCGTGTGGAAGGGGGTGAACTGCCAGGTGGCCACGAACGCCAGCACGCCGATCGCGGAGGCCT encodes:
- a CDS encoding carbohydrate ABC transporter permease, with protein sequence MRRRPNYLAGVGSLIWLFLIGLPLYVMLVATVQPQSKYSQNGPVSFPRSFTLENYTGAFNSGFGQYFLNTLIVTVCVIGLVLLLVPPLAYAIVRSRSRVTSQIFRLFLLGLAIPAQAVIVPMFYLISKAGLYDNLLGVILPTAAFCLPMSALILSGAMRDISPELFEAMAMDGASPRRMFFQLVVPLSGGGLSTIVVFSALQAWNGFLFPLVLTQSESTKLITLGLYNFQTEHGINIPGLLAAVVLSMVPVLLVYLFARRALVQGLMGVGGK
- a CDS encoding beta-xylosidase/alpha-l-arabinosidase; this encodes MTAIVAVETTPESPVWNDPGRDTDTRVSALIEAMTLEEKIAQLYGVWVGASEDGGQVAPHQHDMEEAVDLEGLLPSGLGQLTRPFGTAPVDPALGALSLLRTQQNIASANRFGIPAVAHEECLAGFATWKATAYPVPLSWGATFDPGLIRRMAAAIGRDMRSVGVHQGLAPVLDVTRDARWGRVEETIGEDPYLVGTVATAYVQGLQSADVIATLKHFVGYSASRAGRNLAPVSVGPRERADVLLPPFEMAVREGGARSVMSAYNDNDGVPAAADEELLTGLLRDTWGFDGTVVADYFGIAFLKVLHGIAGDWAGAAGAALHAGVDVELPTVKTFGAPLVEAVTSGRVPESVVDRALRRVLTDKARLGLLDPDWTPVPAVLTGADLSDPDVLRGTVDLDTPENRELAREVAEQAVVLLSNDGTLPLDRPRRIALVGPNAEQPTAVLGCYSFPLHVGVHHPEVPLGLELPTLRDAVAREFPDAEITVARGTGVDDGDTSGIEDAVRAAGEADVVIAVLGDRAGLFGRGTSGEGCDAESLELPGAQQQLLDALLDAGTPVVTVLLAGRPYALGRAVQEAAALVQSFFPGVEGTGALAGVLSGRTNPSGRLPVSVPRGPGAQPTSYLGAPLAQASDVSNIDPTAAFGFGHGLSYTSFAWSDLLVDEKETGTDGEFRLEFTVRNTGQRQGTEVVQLYLHDPVAPVVQPVQRLVGYTRVPLAPGEARRVRVTVPADLASFTGRDGRRVVEAGDLELRLSASSADARLTASVTLTGPDRQVDHTRRFHAVFEQETESDD